The following proteins are encoded in a genomic region of Solea senegalensis isolate Sse05_10M linkage group LG5, IFAPA_SoseM_1, whole genome shotgun sequence:
- the homer1b gene encoding homer protein homolog 1b isoform X3, with protein MSATTMGEQPIYSTRAHVFQIDPNTKKNWLPTSKHAVTVSYFYDSTRNVYRIISLDGTKAIINSTISPNMTFTKTSQKFGQWADSRANTVYGLGFSTEHHLSKFAEKFAEYKEAARLAKEKSQEKMEMATSPSQESPAGELSSPLTPVTPPMENINGTDEMCDSTPNSDTRPEPAQNALAFSHREQLKTCRVCSF; from the exons GGAGCAGCCCATCTACAGCACGAGGGCCCACGTCTTCCAGATCGACCCCAACACCAAGAAGAACTGGCTGCCCACCAGCAAGCACGCCGTCACCGTCTCCTACTTCTACGACAGCACGCGCAACGTCTACCGCATCATCAGCCTGGATGGCACCAAG GCAATAATCAACAGCACCATCAGCCCCAACATGACGTTCACCAAGACCTCACAGAAGTTTGGCCAGTGGGCGGACAGTCGAGCCAACACTGTCTACGGCCTGGGATTCTCCACTGAGCATCACCTGTCCAAg TTTGCAGAGAAGTTTGCAGAGTACAAAGAAGCAGCACGGCTCGCTAAAGAGAAGAGTCAAGAAAAGATGGAGATGGCTACGTCTCCCTCTCAG GAGTCTCCAGCAGGTGAGCTCTCGTCACCTTTGACCCCAGTGACTCCGCCCATGGAAAACATCAACGGCACGGATGAAATGTGCGACTCGACTCCCAACTCAGACACTCGCCCGGAGCCGGCGCAGAACGCGCTTGCCTTCTCGCACAG